Below is a genomic region from bacterium.
ATCAAATGGATGATCTCGGCGGAACTGGCCCCGACAGGTGTCACGGCCCATTTCCGCGAGCCGGTCGATACGGAGGTTTCACCGCTGGCCGCTACGTTGTTTGGCGTTCCCGGTGTGGTGGGCGTGCTCATCGGCTCGAACTTCGTCACCGTCACGAAGCAGGCAGAACCCGAATGGACCGACCTCGCGCAGCCGGTCGTGGATGCAATCAAAGCGTTCGTCGCGAGGGGCGAGGACGCGCTGGGTCCGGCTTTCGAAGCGGCAGCAGCCGGAGCGGGCGGTGAGGTCGAGGAGCGCATCAAGGCGGTGATCGAAAATGAGATCCGTCCGGCGGTAGCCATGGACGGCGGTGACGTCGTGTTCATAGGCTTCGAAGAAGGCATTGTCAGCGTGATGTTGCAGGGCTCGTGTGTGGGCTGTCCAAGCGCCACGGCGACTCTGCGGTTTGGAATCGAGGGACGGCTGAGGGAGGTCGTCCCAGAGGTCGAGCGGGTGATCCAGGTCTGAGAGGACCCCGCTAGACCCGTGAGCCCACGCACACCTTCCCCCCAGTGCGCGGGTCGATGAGGAACGAAGGCGCGTCCGCGGACCCGGTAGGGCCGCAGCGGGCGAGTTCGATGACAAGGAGACCGATCGGCGATGCAGGGGGGAAATGAGCAGCCCGGGCCGCGTCCGTTCTTTACCCGAACGCGCCGGCGGGGGCCCTGGGCAAAGAGGCTGGCAAGCGCTCGGGAGGTAGCGGGCGAGAGGCTTGCGAAGACCTCGGGGAGGCTGAGGGCACGCTCCGGGAATCGCCGCAGGATGACGCTTCGGGGTCGGCTCACGATTGCGGCCGCTGCCCTGCTGTTGTTGCTGGGTGTCGCCTTCAGCATCGGCCTCGGCTCATCCGATGAGCCGGCGACGACGCCTCCCGAGGCGACCGAGCCGCCCCCGGTCGCCTCGAAGCCTCCTTCGCTCGGGCTTTCCGCAGTTCCGGAGGAAGCCCTGGAGCCGCCGGTCGCACGAGGGCGGCTGGAGGCCTCGCCCCTGCCCGGGAAGCTTCGCATCGAGTACACCCTCGACCCCGATCTGACGCGGAAGATC
It encodes:
- a CDS encoding NifU family protein, giving the protein MTAASPGLEFRMHAERTPNPESIKWMISAELAPTGVTAHFREPVDTEVSPLAATLFGVPGVVGVLIGSNFVTVTKQAEPEWTDLAQPVVDAIKAFVARGEDALGPAFEAAAAGAGGEVEERIKAVIENEIRPAVAMDGGDVVFIGFEEGIVSVMLQGSCVGCPSATATLRFGIEGRLREVVPEVERVIQV